In one Oncorhynchus gorbuscha isolate QuinsamMale2020 ecotype Even-year unplaced genomic scaffold, OgorEven_v1.0 Un_scaffold_15:::fragment_4:::debris, whole genome shotgun sequence genomic region, the following are encoded:
- the LOC124017092 gene encoding AT-rich interactive domain-containing protein 5B-like, translated as QDDDSKKVLVMSYPQYCRYRSVLARLREQPSALLTDHTVLALGGIASQHDTTRILYCRDTFEHPTLLQNESVCEEFAPNLKGRPRKKKLSVSQRRDSQGHSQAPQGPQEPSTPENKSHTKIKPNCKLTVPTRGTMAKPRICKQASVEEKVEREKKEEKEEDEESSKESRADEQAFLVALYKYMKDRDTPIDRIPFLGFKQINLWTMFQAAQKLGGYELITVRRQWKNVYDELGGNPGSTSAATCTRRHYERLLLPYERYTKGEKDKPLPSAKPKKQEHEAQEGGAKPKGVTAKRPKGGLNQRQVARKERESDDAAKSQELSQVSEEKEENQEPAVMKQDPLSRNEPEEELQHTLKKEETLSQEEVSCLNPPNTDCHRATPVLHSDLCPQPEWRHPSQPQSDTFNPEQRDQADGTLSKTPYPHNWDNQNSKPRYSSLADPSTPDTPVAKDTDSHSYGHGGRVGKVLPMCKQSPPPLQLYSTEPLTDKQDSPSKNKEINQCHVYTPTAYSKDNLGVMSPLAKKKLLSQVCETSHYSFSSPHLPTPTPSVSGGDVSDSCVEEVVKLRQGSIPDSPEMATVFRPSVIQHAQSVKPQQERSPLGDLSEPFTCRVSHFQPRLNPPWHPYLHRTEHQDGVENAGETRMQQHPSQAPPGFAGDCYSSPHLHNLYRQTENCLSQERMANYPNRDKQGHFIVECQSSEGFSLNNPDREGLAYRAPHFSERTQTHGDRPLDEEPRDFSISKPVTQRMSFTKPSFCGLPYPMMHQSLDYHPKACRVLPMTISTPKQSPDPPQPFFNPKSHAETGSASRPSKRSLGELENEGVPDRKVRVVTPMHPAGSVRRGDPQGEELKPAEPAHAIHLHIPDGHTYPPHTPFYPGMYPGMQDALHHNLQYLKSQTAVSPLVPPLAFHSMMLQRQLMASQPSPHHFYRHPGGAALYGDLLHHLYPLSTLTHPQLSSMHPSTRL; from the exons CCCCTAACCTGAAGGGTCGGCCACGGAAGAAGAAACTGTCAGTGTCCCAGCGAAGGGACTCCCAGGGCCACAGTCAGGCGCCTCAGGGACCCCAAGAACCCAGCACCCCAGAGAACAAGTCTCACACCAAG ATAAAACCTAACTGCAAGTTGACGGTTCCCACCAGAGGCACAATGGCCAAACCCAGGATCTGTAAACAGGCATctgtggaggagaaggtggagagggagaagaaggaggagaaagaagaggacgAAGAATCATCAAAGGAGAGTCGTGCAGACGAGCAGGCCTTCCTAGTAGCCCTATACAAGTACATGAAAGACAGGGACACACCTATCGATAGGATCCCCTTCCTGGGATTTAAGCAGA TTAACCTTTGGACTATGTTTCAAGCTGCTCAGAAACTCGGAGGATATGAGTTG ATCACAGTTCGCAGACAGTGGAAAAATGTATATGATGAGCTGGGTGGAAACCCAGGGAGCACAAGTGCCGCCACATGCACACGAAGACACTACGAGAG GCTCCTCCTACCCTATGAGAGGTACACCAAAGGAGAGAAGGACAAACCCCTCCCCTCAGCCAAACCCAAAAAACAGGAGCATGAGGCCCAAGAGGGGGGTGCCAAACCCAAAGGGGTCACAGCGAAACGACCTAAAGGTGGACTAAACCAGAGACAGGTggccaggaaggagagagagagcgacgacGCAGCAAAAAGCCAGGAGCTCTCACAG GTAtctgaggagaaagaggagaaccaGGAGCCTGCAGTGATGAAGCAGGATCCTCTTTCCAGAAATGAGCCTGAAGAAGAGTTACAACACACCCTGAAGAAAGAGGAGACATTGAGCCAGGAGGAAGTGTCCTGCCTGAATCCCCCCAACACAGACTGCCACCGAGCCACACCTGTGCTCCACAGTGATCTGTGTCCACAGCCCGAGTGGAGACATCCCAGCCAGCCACAATCAGACACATTCAACCCTGAGCAAAGGGACCAAGCCGATGGAACCCTCTCTAAGACCCCATATCCACACAACTGGGACAACCAGAACAGTAAGCCTAGGTATAGCAGTCTAGCTGACCCAAGCACACCTGACACGCCGGTAGCTAaagacacagacagtcacagttATGGACATGGTGGGAGGGTGGGTAAGGTGTTGCCCATGTGTAAGCAGAGCCCACCCCCACTGCAGCTATACTCTACAGAGCCACTCACAGACAAACAGGACTCCCCCAGTAAAAACAAAGAGATAAATCAGTGTCACGTGTACACGCCAACAGCATACTCCAAGGACAACCTGGGGGTCATGTCCCCACTAGCCAAGAAGAAGCTCCTCTCCCAAGTCTGTGAGACAAGTCATTACTCATTCAGTTCCCCTCATCTTCCTACTCCCACTCCATCAGTCAGTGGGGGTGATGTAAGCGACAGCTGCGTAGAGGAGGTAGTGAAACTGAGGCAGGGCTCCATCCCGGACAGCCCAGAGATGGCTACTGTCTTCAGGCCTTCTGTCATCCAGCATGCCCAAAGCGTCAAACCCCAGCAAGAGAGGAGTCCTCTGGGGGATCTGTCTGAGCCTTTCACTTGCAGAGTGAGCCACTTCCAGCCCCGGCTCAACCCACCCTGGCACCCCTACCTCCACAGGACTGAGCACCAGGATGGAGTGGAGAATGCAGGAGAGACACGGATGCAGCAGCATCCCAGTCAGGCACCACCAGGCTTTGCAGGCGACTGCTACTCCTCCCCTCACCTACACAACCTCTACCGGCAGACAGAGAACTGTCTGAGCCAAGAGCGAATGGCCAATTATcccaacagagacaaacagggacATTTTATTGTGGAATGTCAGAGCAGCGAGGGCTTCAGCTTAAACAATCCTGACAGAGAAGGGTTGGCTTACAGAGCTCCCCACTTCTCTGAGAGGACACAAACACATGGGGATAGACCATTGGACGAGGAACCCCGAGATTTCAGTATTTCCAAGCCTGTCACTCAAAGAATGTCTTTCACAAAGCCCTCTTTCTGTGGCCTCCCATATCCCATGATGCATCAGAGTTTAGACTATCACCCCAAAGCATGCAGAGTCCTCCCCATGACTATATCTACCCCCAAACAAAGCCCAGACCCCCCTCAGCCCTTCTTCAACCCTAAAAGCCACGCTGAGACTGGCAGTGCCTCCAGACCCAGTAAGAGAAGCCTGGGGGAACTAGAGAACGAGGGGGTGCCAGACCGCAAGGTGCGAGTGGTGACCCCCATGCACCCCGCCGGCTCTGTCCGCAGGGGCGACCCACAGGGGGAGGAGCTCAAACCAGCTGAACCGGCGCATGCCATCCACCTCCACATTCCTGATGGCCACACCTACCCTCCCCACACACCCTTCTACCCAGGGATGTACCCCGGGATGCAGGATGCCCTCCATCACAACCTCCAGTACCTGAAGAGCCAGACAGCTGTGTCCCCCCTGGTCCCTCCACTAGCCTTCCACTCCATGATGCTACAGAGGCAGCTGATGGCCTCACAGCCCAGCCCTCATCACTTCTACAGGCACCCTGGGGGGGCGGCCCTGTACGGGGACCTCCTGCACCACCTGTACCCCCTGTCCACCCTTACCCACCCACAGCTGTCCTCCATGCACCCCAGCACCAGACTCTAA